A genomic region of Pararge aegeria chromosome 11, ilParAegt1.1, whole genome shotgun sequence contains the following coding sequences:
- the LOC120627303 gene encoding UDP-galactose transporter senju gives MKEWSKLFPNKEAFIVFSLYIILFVFQGVFITASKTENGVYDYNTTLVVFLSELLKLIISAVLYTCRKKNKPNIFQAVVLNYKLALYYFIPSLLYCFYNNLAFINLSHYDPTSYYILLQLRVVLTAIIFQFLFQKKLTFIQWISLGILTLGCMIKNFDAATMSGKEDSNWSQIFNIYFLSINFQNFCSCLAGTYNEYLLKTKGSNVDIFLQNVYMYLDSVLCNFFILMCKGELGNVFSDFQSLGDIFVILITINSAIVGIVTSFFLKNLNSILKTYASALELIVTAVVCYILFKIIITWYTILSIGLVTIAVAMYMKNPVNNVSPNADDKKPLMEVVVD, from the exons ATGAAAGAATGGAGTAAACTGTTTCCTAATAAAGAAGCTTTTATAGTATTCTCATTATACATAATTCTGTTTGTATTCCAAG gtgtTTTTATAACAGCATCAAAAACTGAAAATGGAGTATATGACTATAACACAACACTTGTTGTTTTTCTTTCTGAATTGTTGAAGCTTATTATATCTGCTGTATTGTACACATGCAGAAAAAA aaATAAGCCAAATATTTTTCAAGCAGTTGTCCTAAACTACAAGTTGGCTTTGTATTACTTCATCCCATCACTCTTATATTGTTTTTACAACAATCTAGCTTTTATAAACTTGTCCCATTATGATCCAACATCTTATTACATTCTTCTACAATTAAGAGTGGTTCTTACAGCTATCATTTTTcag tttttgtttcaaaagaagctTACCTTTATTCAATGGATCTCACTTGGTATACTCACATTGGGGTGTATGATAAAGAACTTCGATGCTGCTACTATGTCAGGAAAAGAAGATTCCAATTGGTCACAAATATTCAACATATACTTTTTGTCTATCAACTTTCAGAACTTTTGCTCTTGTTTAGCGGGAACTTATAATGAATACTTGCTTAAAACTAAGGGATCTAATGTGGATATTTTCCTTCAAAATGTCTACATGTATCTGGATTCAGTTCTttgcaacttttttattttaatgtgcaAAGGTGAACTAGGTAATGTATTTAGTGATTTTCAATCTTTAGGTGATATATTTGTAATCCTTATCACTATAAACAGTGCCATTGTAGGTATAGTAACAAGTTTTTTCttgaaaaatttgaattcaatcCTAAAAACATATGCCAGTGCTTTAGAGTTAATAGTAACAGCTGTAGTTTGTTATatacttttcaaaataattattacatggTATACTATTTTGTCGATTGGTTTAGTTACAATTGCAGTTGCAATGTATATGAAAAATC
- the LOC120627334 gene encoding TBC1 domain family member 23, with protein MTCEDDDSTWLIELESGLLDGCTPSEINAITKGKRIPESLRPDVWLVCLNCQDTGNQLLLFDEIFDLANQNELRDDVKKFARRLDNDDDEKLAVISDIESIITFHCKSKSITYASNNGWIEILFPLLSLKLNKADTYNLFEKIIKLYVPNGCVSNGVPFHILRLIIQYHDPELCSFLDTKRITPEQYCMPWLRSLFSGTCNLEVVLFMWDLYFQRSDPFFIFFLCLIMIINAREQLLQMKNEDKTSIIQTLCKMPGDLDANDVSDFCSLAHYYSLKTPVSFREDVLEVLFSESGLEINSKLYSQALCLPVAVHELIESATVDVADVDAVKYFLVDCRPAEQYNSGHLSTAFHLDCNLMLQEPNAFNTAVQGLLNAQRQALAAGSLAAGEHLCFVSSGRSEEDSYAHMVVASFLKRNTKHVSMLDGGFVAIHDYFGPHMTDCLEEHNTSMCLVCAPNNNNMGVTPPVNKPRDNIPAIQLFSKLSSAMKAKSQEVKGKLIEYIVNPNSTTNNSDWHVSANDRKESRYRNVPPVFSINDEDEDSHSDFQRDVSSADLLDEIVEVQAFLKGQSVVDNFLCQEVLSNGYMFDSYLVVTETHLLILREIPNKKGLAKILSRRPLSTIVKITAKKRHPELITFKYGIPDGDNLLIKDMDRFLIPNAAVATKVVSNQIVSQLDNKLQ; from the exons ATGACTTGTGAAGACGACGATAGTACctg gtTGATTGAATTGGAATCTGGTCTCCTAGATGGATGCACTCCATCAGAAATAAATGCCATTACTAAGGGAAAAAGAATACCTGAAAGCTTAAGGCCAGACGTCTGGTTAGTTTGCCTCAACTGTCAGGATACTGGTAATCAATTGCTTCTATTTgatgaaatatttgatttagCAAATCAGAATGAATTAAGAGATGATGTTAAAAAGTTTGCAAGGAGacttgataatgatgatgatgaaaaactaGCAGTTATTTCTGACATAGAATCTATTATTACATTTCATTGTAAATCAAAATCTATCACTTACGCTTCTAACAATGGCTGGATTGAAATACTGTTTCCATTGCTAAGCTTGAAACTGAACAAGGCTGATACATATAATCTATTTGAAAAGATTATAAAGCTCTATGTACCTAATGGATGTGTATCTAATGGAGTACCCTTCCACATATTACGATTGATAATTCAGTACCATGACCCAGAGCTTTGTTCATTTTTAGACACAAAAAGAATAACACCTGAACAGTATTGCATGCCTTGGCTTAGGTCACTTTTTTCTGGGACATGTAATTTGGAGGTGGTGCTTTTTATGTGGGACTTGTATTTTCAGAGATCAgatccattttttatatttttcctttgtcttattatgattattaatgCAAGAGAGCAACTTttacaaatgaaaaatgaaGATAAAACTTCAATTATTCAAACACTCTGTAAAATGCCAGGAGACCTTGATGCTAATGATGTGTCTGATTTTTGCTCCTTGGCACACTATTACTCGTTGAAAACACCTGTATCTTTTCGTGAAGATGTGTTAGAAGTATTGTTTTCTGAGAGTGGGCTGGAAATAAACTCGAAATTGTATTCCCAAGCACTATGTCTTCCTGTAGCTGTACATGAATTGATTGAGAGTGCAACTGTAGATGTAGCAGATGTGGATGCTGTTAAATACTTTTTGGTTGATTGTCGTCCAGCTGAACAGTATAATTCTGGGCATTTGTCTACTGCATTCCATCTAGACTGTAATTTGATGTTACAAGAGCCTAATGCTTTTAATACAGCTGTTCAAGGATTGTTAAATGCTCAACGTCAAGCTTTAGCTGCAGGATCTCTAGCCGCAGGTGaacatttatgttttgttaGTTCTGGAAGATCAGAAGAAGATAGTTATGCACACATGGTAGTTGCTTCTTTCTTAAAAAGGAATACCAAACACGTATCAATGCTGGATGGTGGCTTTGTAGCAATACATGATTACTTCGGACCACATATGACTGACTGTTTGGAAGAACATAATACATCAATGTGTTTGGTTTGTgcacctaataataataacatggGAGTAACACCACCAGTTAACAAACCTAGAGACAACATACCAGCAATACAATTGTTTAGTAAATTGTCTTCAGCTATGAAGGCTAAGAGCCAGGAAGTTAAGGGGAAATTAATAGAATATATTGTCAATCCAAATTCAACAACCAACAATAGTGACTGGCATGTTTCAGCTAATGACAGAAAAGAAAGTAGATACAGGAATGTACCCCCTGTATTTAGTATTAATGATGAAGATGAGGATTCACATTCAGATTTTCAACGTGATGTTTCAAGCGCAGATTTACTTGATGAAATTGTTGAAGTTCAAGCTTTTCTTAAAGGGCAAAGTGTTGTGGATAATTTTCTGTGCCAGGAAGTTTTATCTAATGGTTATATGTTTGATTCTTATTTAGTGGTTACCGAaactcatttattaattttacgtgaaataccaaataaaaaagGGCTTGCTAAAATTTTATCAAGGAGGCCCCTATCGACGATAGTAAAAATAACAGCCAAGAAGAGACATCCAGAgctaataacatttaaatatggcATACCAGATGGCGACAATTTGTTAATAAAAGATATGGATCGCTTCCTGATACCTAATGCTGCTGTAGCCACAAAAGTTGTCTCTAATCAAATTGTTTCTCAACttgataataaattacaataa